The following are encoded in a window of Primulina eburnea isolate SZY01 chromosome 4, ASM2296580v1, whole genome shotgun sequence genomic DNA:
- the LOC140829122 gene encoding uncharacterized protein isoform X2, translated as MLAMAAAEDDGISPPLQLHMVSAFLAMEPPDVVISLARDFGGGSLDDRVQSCIWRQCICNADVKLQGPYLKRFLKKLILEIESDGEDVLDELYERYAFYLTSLQDNDVDKGNSRIWKSISFLFSDESSGLVSCPKSRNLEVQLQCSLNLLEGDTGCSLWPSSIFMSEFILSFPEIFVNKCCFEVGSGVGLVGICIAHVKASKVILSDGDLSALANMKVQCVCLPWESASKEDLRSFSPDIILGSDVIYNPSCLPHLVRVLATLLRPDSSLHNERRFNHSLEEKVTSNGSPASEILGHPSANGPVAFFTSVIRNIKTFDYFLALAAKADLNVMDMTEKVEIFEFLPYLSSYPRLNVRIFKIYL; from the exons ATGTTGGCCATGGCGGCGGCGGAAGATGATGGAATTTCGCCCCCTTTGCAGCTTCACATGGTATCTGCGTTTCTGGCCATGGAACCACCAGATGTTGTAATCTCACTCGCCAG GGATTTTGGCGGCGGTTCCCTCGATGATAGAGTGCAGAGTTGCATTTGGCGCCAATGTATTTGTAATGCT GATGTGAAGTTGCAAGGTCCTTACTTGAAAAGGTTTTTGAAGAAACTAATTCTTGAAATCGAATCTGATGGCGAAGACGTTTTGGATGAACTGTACGAACGCTATGCTTTTTACTTGACTTCCTTACAG GATAATGATGTGGACAAGGGGAACTCGAGAATCTGGAAAAGTATCTCATTTCTATTTTCCGATG AATCGTCTGGACTCGTTAGCTGCCCAAAGTCTAGGAATTTAGAGGTTCAACTTCAGTGTTCTCTCAACCTGCTGGAAGGAGATACTGG GTGTTCTCTTTGGCCATCCAGTATATTCATGTCAGAATTTATCCTTTCATTCCCAGAGATATTCGTAAATAAGTGTTGCTTTGAG GTTGGCTCAGGAGTTGGTTTGGTTGGCATTTGCATTGCTCATGTGAAAGCATCCAAG GTGATACTAAGCGACGGCGACCTGTCAGCATTAGCAAACATGAAG GTGCAGTGTGTTTGTTTACCTTGGGAATCTGCTTCGAAGGAGGATCTCCGTAGCTTCTCACCTGACATAAT TTTAGGTTCAGACGTAATTTATAATCCATCATGCCTCCCTCATCTTGTTCGTGTGCTGGCCACCCTTTTGAGACCCGATTCTTCATTACATAATGAAAGAAGATTCAATCATTCTCTCGAAGAAAAAGTAACGAGTAATGGCTCTCCAGCTTCGGAAATTCTTGGCCATCCTTCTGCCAATGGCCCCGTTGCATTTTTTACTTCTGTGATTCGTAACATCAAAACCTTCGACTATTTTCTAGCTCTGGCAGCAAAGGCCGACCTGAATGTCAtggacatgactgagaaggtcgAGATATTCGAGTTTCTTCCTTATTTAAGTTCGTACCCACGATTAAATGTTCGAATATTTAAGATTTATTTGTAA
- the LOC140829922 gene encoding gibberellin 2-beta-dioxygenase-like — MASISTAQHVISAFSIFQHIRPTAQFSANITAMVVLSQQVDILDNFSQVKKSYESTFTGIPVVDLSDPDAKTLIVKASKEIGFFKVVNHGVSMELISKLEDEAVGFFGLPLEEKQKSAGKANPFGYGNKRIGCRGDVGWVEYLLFCTNQELILQDAGAALPAISESLRCLVMEYVSSVRNLGCEVLEMMADGLQIKPRNILSKLIKDERSDSCFRVNHYPPSPELEAFGGGRNLIGFGEHTDPQIISIARSNHIEGLQICLQDTITWVSVPPDPSAVFINVGDSLQVMTNGRFRSVKHRVLAGGLGSRVSMIFFGGPPLSQIITPLAPLMQEDEESSYKEFTWCEFKTSVYNTRLADNRLSHFQKS; from the exons ATGGCGTCCATCTCCACTGCCCAACATGTAATATCAGCATTTAGCATCTTCCAACATATACGGCCCACGGCTCAGTTTTCCGCGAATATCACAGCCATGGTGGTATTGTCTCAGCAGGTCGACATTCTTGATAATTTTTCCCAAGTAAAAAAATCATATGAATCCACTTTTACAGGAATTCCAGTAGTTGATCTTTCGGACCCTGATGCGAAAACTCTAATCGTTAAAGCCAGTAAAGAAATTGGGTTCTTTAAAGTTGTCAACCATGGTGTTTCGATGGAGTTGATCAGTAAACTCGAAGACGAGGCCGTCGGGTTTTTCGGGCTACCCCTTGAAGAGAAACAGAAATCTGCGGGGAAGGCAAATCCATTCGGGTATGGTAACAAGAGAATCGGATGCCGTGGTGATGTGGGTTGGGTCGAGTATCTTCTGTTCTGCACCAACCAGGAACTCATTTTACAGGACGCTGGTGCCGCTCTTCCGGCAATCTCGGAAAGTTTAAG GTGCCTTGTGATGGAATACGTTTCATCAGTCAGAAATTTGGGCTGTGAGGTTCTTGAAATGATGGCAGACGGACTGCAAATTAAGCCAAGAAACATTCTGAGTAAGCTGATAAAAGACGAGAGAAGCGATTCTTGTTTTCGGGTGAATCACTATCCACCGTCTCCAGAACTCGAAGCATTTGGTGGTGGTAGAAATTTGATAGGGTTTGGAGAGCATACAGATCCACAAATAATCTCTATTGCAAGATCTAACCACATAGAGGGCCTACAAATCTGTCTGCAAGATACAATTACCTGGGTCTCAGTCCCACCAGACCCCTCCGCAGTTTTCATCAATGTTGGTGATTCATTGCAG GTGATGACAAACGGCAGGTTCAGAAGCGTAAAACATAGAGTGTTGGCCGGTGGTTTGGGGTCAAGGGTGTCAATGATTTTCTTTGGAGGGCCACCTCTGAGTCAAATTATTACACCTTTGGCTCCATTGATGCAAGAAGATGAGGAAAGCTCGTACAAAGAATTCACGTGGTGTGAATTCAAAACATCAGTTTACAATACAAGACTGGCTGATAATAGACTTTCCCATTTTCAGAAATCATAA
- the LOC140829119 gene encoding DNA replication licensing factor MCM3 homolog 2-like yields MKISKHVLLLHGGSTALDDNAWRDREDNTESGSSVFVKYNRMLHGERSDKGRKNDTLTINFLKKFIHYAKNRIQPELTGEASEHIATTYAEFRSASSTTKTGGTLPITARTLETIIRLSTAHAKLKLRRQVLKSDVEAALQVLNFAIYHQELSEMEEGEQREMAREQGSNMDTGSRNMTANGGSTVKRGETEAMEVDTPPAGEVNISPERLEASVLH; encoded by the exons ATGAAGATTTCAAAACATGTGTTGCTTTTGCATGGAG GCAGCACAGCATTAGATGATAATGCTTGGCGTGACAGAGAAGACAACACAGAGTCTGGCTCATCTGTTTTTGTTAAATACAACAGAATGCTACATGGGGAAAGATCTGATAAAGGCCGCAAAAATGACACACTCACTATCAATTTTCTGAAGAAGTTTATTCATTATGCGAAAAATAGGATTCAACCTGAGCTCACTGGAGAG GCATCTGAACACATAGCGACTACATACGCTGAATTCAGAAGTGCAAGTTCAACCACAAAG ACTGGAGGGACTCTACCAATCACTGCTAGAACCTTGGAAACAATAATACGATTATCAACTGCTCATGCCAAACTGAAGCTGCGGAGACAG GTACTGAAGTCTGATGTCGAGGCAGCTCTTCAAGTTCTTAACTTTGCTATATATCATCAAGAGCTGAGTGAAATGGAAGAGGGTGAGCAAAGAGAAATGGCGAGAGAACAGGGATCTAACATGGACACTGGTAGCAGAAATATGACTGCAAATGGCGGATCTACTGTAAAAAGAGG TGAAACGGAAGCCATGGAAGTGGATACACCTCCAGCTGGTGAAGTCAACATTTCACCAGAGAG GTTGGAAGCGTCAGTTCTGCACTAG
- the LOC140829123 gene encoding large ribosomal subunit protein eL20y-like, with product MEPINGMGQRIMWPIIAQVGFYQPSFAAKPFNPSSTAPPASLRPAKEKGAENLKSIEMVTYRFHQYQVVGRALPTDKEEHPKIYRMKLWATNEVRAKSKFWYFLRKLKKVKKSIGQVLAINEIFEKNPTTVKNYGIWLRYQSRTGYHNMYKEYRDTTLNGAVEQMYTEMASRHRVRCHCIQIIKTATIPAKLCKRESTKQFHDSKIKFPLVFRKVRPPTRKLKTTYKATRPNMFM from the exons ATGGAGCCCATTAACGGAATGGGTCAGCGAATCATGTGGCCCATTATAGCTCAAGTAGGGTTTTATCAGCCAAGCTTTGCAGCAAAACCTTTCAACCCCAGCTCCACGGCTCCACCCGCTAGCTTACGCCCTGCAAAAGAGAAAGGTGCTGAAAATTTGAAATCGATCGAGATGGTAACTTACAGG TTCCATCAATATCAGGTGGTGGGGAGAGCCCTTCCGACTGATAAGGAAGAGCACCCGAAGATCTACCGCATGAAGCTATGGGCCACCAATGAAGTCCGCGCCAAGTCCAAGTTTTG GTACTTCTTGAGGAAACTTAAGAAGGTGAAGAAGAGCATCGGCCAGGTTCTTGCTATTAATGAG ATATTTGAGAAGAACCCAACCACGGTCAAGAATTATGGAATCTGGCTACGTTACCAAAGCAGGACCGGTTATCACAACATGTACAAGGAGTACCGTGACACAACATTGAATGGGGCAGTGGAGCAGATGTACACTGAGATGGCATCTCGTCACAGAGTCCGCTGTCATTGCATTCAAATTATAAAGACGGCCACCATTCCAGCAAAGCTTTGCAAGAGGGAGAGTACCAAACAGTTCCATGACTCTAAGATCAAATTCCCTTTGGTGTTTAGGAAAGTTAGGCCACCTACCCGGAAACTCAAAACTACATACAAGGCGACCAGGCCAAACATGTTTATGTAG
- the LOC140829122 gene encoding uncharacterized protein isoform X1 — protein sequence MLAMAAAEDDGISPPLQLHMVSAFLAMEPPDVVISLARDFGGGSLDDRVQSCIWRQCICNADVKLQGPYLKRFLKKLILEIESDGEDVLDELYERYAFYLTSLQDNDVDKGNSRIWKSISFLFSDESSGLVSCPKSRNLEVQLQCSLNLLEGDTGCSLWPSSIFMSEFILSFPEIFVNKCCFEVGSGVGLVGICIAHVKASKVILSDGDLSALANMKVNLELNHLTTNTCTIDDHSVDHSMVQCVCLPWESASKEDLRSFSPDIILGSDVIYNPSCLPHLVRVLATLLRPDSSLHNERRFNHSLEEKVTSNGSPASEILGHPSANGPVAFFTSVIRNIKTFDYFLALAAKADLNVMDMTEKVEIFEFLPYLSSYPRLNVRIFKIYL from the exons ATGTTGGCCATGGCGGCGGCGGAAGATGATGGAATTTCGCCCCCTTTGCAGCTTCACATGGTATCTGCGTTTCTGGCCATGGAACCACCAGATGTTGTAATCTCACTCGCCAG GGATTTTGGCGGCGGTTCCCTCGATGATAGAGTGCAGAGTTGCATTTGGCGCCAATGTATTTGTAATGCT GATGTGAAGTTGCAAGGTCCTTACTTGAAAAGGTTTTTGAAGAAACTAATTCTTGAAATCGAATCTGATGGCGAAGACGTTTTGGATGAACTGTACGAACGCTATGCTTTTTACTTGACTTCCTTACAG GATAATGATGTGGACAAGGGGAACTCGAGAATCTGGAAAAGTATCTCATTTCTATTTTCCGATG AATCGTCTGGACTCGTTAGCTGCCCAAAGTCTAGGAATTTAGAGGTTCAACTTCAGTGTTCTCTCAACCTGCTGGAAGGAGATACTGG GTGTTCTCTTTGGCCATCCAGTATATTCATGTCAGAATTTATCCTTTCATTCCCAGAGATATTCGTAAATAAGTGTTGCTTTGAG GTTGGCTCAGGAGTTGGTTTGGTTGGCATTTGCATTGCTCATGTGAAAGCATCCAAG GTGATACTAAGCGACGGCGACCTGTCAGCATTAGCAAACATGAAGGTGAACTTGGAACTGAACCATCTGACCACCAATACTTGCACCATAGATGACCATAGTGTGGATCACAGTATG GTGCAGTGTGTTTGTTTACCTTGGGAATCTGCTTCGAAGGAGGATCTCCGTAGCTTCTCACCTGACATAAT TTTAGGTTCAGACGTAATTTATAATCCATCATGCCTCCCTCATCTTGTTCGTGTGCTGGCCACCCTTTTGAGACCCGATTCTTCATTACATAATGAAAGAAGATTCAATCATTCTCTCGAAGAAAAAGTAACGAGTAATGGCTCTCCAGCTTCGGAAATTCTTGGCCATCCTTCTGCCAATGGCCCCGTTGCATTTTTTACTTCTGTGATTCGTAACATCAAAACCTTCGACTATTTTCTAGCTCTGGCAGCAAAGGCCGACCTGAATGTCAtggacatgactgagaaggtcgAGATATTCGAGTTTCTTCCTTATTTAAGTTCGTACCCACGATTAAATGTTCGAATATTTAAGATTTATTTGTAA
- the LOC140829125 gene encoding phospho-N-acetylmuramoyl-pentapeptide-transferase homolog — MQSLNSCATNGRNLSNLRFTRSGFLSSRVSYIFSFCQRFNRCYCFDAESFELRVRTHGSPARHRVLQVFAMDEDSMGISSFDWGDSDMPVESLFSSSDSDNSDGEIILQPITDVDLPTSKERLLPADDAIAVTAHRLGMLSRARKKRKTVHGILNNVGLIVFLMFLLFIVDQWAWRVVRLPLESFYLMRPFVISAVLVSCVGYICVPLFRLLKLQSIIKKESPKQHPSKKGTPTMGGLYFVPIGLLVAEVLLGFSSIEVSGAVVATIAFATIGLLDDFLSLKNNHIRLSGLTRICLEAAVGVWFSYWLCATDISTPYSMKMVVPLPAPVGLVCLEKKYTSLTLFCFVSMANGINVTNRLDGLSAGAAALAFVGMSIVVLPICSDLAIFGASMAGACVGFLMHNRYKASIFMGDTGALALGGALAAMASCTGMFFPLFISSGVFVLEAASVVAQVCFFKVTRFFGQTGRRLFHMAPFHRHLELSGVEEPMIVSAAYVVTCVLILCAAYVGITSA; from the exons ATGCAATCTCTCAATTCTTGTGCTACGAATGGTAGAAATCTATCGAATTTAAGATTTACTCGTTCGGGGTTTCTGTCATCTCGGGTTTCATATATTTTCAGTTTCTGCCAAAGATTTAATCGATGCTATTGTTTCGATGCCGAG TCATTTGAACTACGGGTGCGAACACATGGGTCTCCCGCGCGGCATAGAGTTCTTCAAGTTTTTGCAATGGATGAG GATTCAATGGGTATTTCGTCATTCGACTGGGGGGACAGTGATATGCCTGTTGAATCTCTGTTTTCATCCAGCGATAGTGATAACAGTGATGGAGAAATTATCTTACAACCAATAACTGATGTTGATTTGCCTACCTCGAAGGAGCGGTTGCTTCCAGCTGATGACGCCATCGCGGTGACTGCTCATAGGCTTGGAATGCTTTCGAGAGCGCGGaagaaaagaaa GACTGTACATGGAATTCTAAACAATGTTGGGCTTATAGTGTTCTTGATGTTTCTTCTTTTCATAGTAGATCAGTGGGCATGGCGAGTCGTGAGATTGCCTCTGGAATCATTCTACTTGATGCGGCCTTTCGTAATTTCTGCAGTATTAGTTTCTTGTGTAGGCTATATTTGTGTCCCGTTATTTCGTCTTTTGAAACTTCAATCGATAATTAAAAAAGAATCACCCAAACAGCATCCTTCTAAGAAAGGAACCCCTACAATGGGTGGCCTATATTTTGTACCTATAGGCCTACTTGTTGCAGAGGTTCTACTTGGTTTTTCCTCCATTGAAGTTTCTGGAGCTGTGGTGGCTACCATTGCTTTTGCTACAATTGGGCTATTGGATGATTTCTTGAGCCTCAAGAACAATCACATCCGGCTATCTGGCTTGACAAGAATTTGTTTGGAG GCAGCTGTTGGTGTATGGTTCTCCTATTGGTTGTGCGCAACAGACATATCAACACCCTACAGCAT GAAAATGGTGGTTCCTCTACCTGCGCCAGTGGGCCTTGTCTGCCTTGAAAAAAAGTATACAAGTTTGaccttgttttgttttgtttccaTGGCAAATGGAATCAATGTAACCAATAGACTTGATGGACTGTCTGCGGGAGCTGCTGCATTGGCATTTGTTGGAATGTCTATTGTGGTTCTTCCAATATGCTCTG ATCTTGCTATATTTGGAGCATCAATGGCAGGAGCTTGTGTCGGTTTTCTTATGCACAACCGTTACAAAGCATCAATATTTATGGGTGATACAGGAGCCTTGGCCTTAGGAGGTGCCCTTGCTGCAATGGCTTCTTGTACGGGAATGTTCTTCCCTTTGTTCATTTCATCAGGAGTTTTTGTGCTGGAAGCAGCTTCCGTGGTTGCTCAG GTATGCTTCTTCAAGGTGACCAGATTTTTTGGTCAAACTGGCCGGCGATTGTTTCACATGGCACCATTCCATCGTCACCTCGAGTTATCTGGAGTTGAAGAACCAATGATAGTTTCTGCCGCTTATGTTGTCACATGTGTCTTGATCTTATGCGCAGCATATGTGGGCATTACTTCAGCATGA
- the LOC140829127 gene encoding uncharacterized protein, which translates to MAGSEDLLLDLEELKQLQSIAKRPRVLSIISSGILYLEKLSTEAAAEPSSQTPTPVSAVHIPTPIPNLPKAASNPTLNYATLSSFSWDQDSDQLKIYISLEGVDKEKTETDFKPMSFDVKFHDVQGKNYRCAVPKLNKEIVPEKCKLIVKPKRVVISLIKASKGNWLDLHFKDDKLKPNLDKGSDPMAGIMDLMKNMYEDGDEEMKRTIAKAWTDARSGKAADPMNNYR; encoded by the exons ATGGCGGGCAGTGAAGATTTGCTTCTAGACTTGGAGGAACTGAAACAGCTTCAAAGCATAGCGAAGAGGCCTCGGGTTCTCTCCATCATTTCCTCTGGGATTCTTTATTTAGAAAAG TTATCTACTGAAGCTGCTGCGGAACCATCTTCTCAAACACCAACTCCAGTTTCAGCTGTACACATACCGACTCCAATACCAAATCTACCAAAGGCTGCATCAAACCCGACATTGAATTATGCTACTCTTAGTTCCTTTAGCTGGGATCAGGACAGTGATCAGTTGAAG ATTTATATCTCATTGGAGGGGGTTGACAAGGAGAAGACTGAAACAGACTTCAAACCAATGTCCTTTGATGTGAAATTCCATGATGTACAAGGGAAGAACTATCGGTGTGCTGTACCTAAGCTAAACAAGGAGATCGTGCCTGAAAAATGTAAATTGATTGTGAAGCCTAAAAGGGTGGTTATCTCTTTAATTAAAGCTTCCAAGGGTAACTGGTTGGATTTGCACTTCAAAGATGATAAG CTGAAGCCGAATTTAGACAAAGGCAGCGACCCGATGGCTGGTATAATGGACTTGATGAAG AATATGTATGAGGATGGTGATGAGGAGATGAAGCGAACAATAGCTAAAGCGTGGACTGATGCAAGATCTGGAAAAGCTGCTGACCCTATGAATAATTATCGCTGA
- the LOC140829124 gene encoding LOW QUALITY PROTEIN: large ribosomal subunit protein eL20z-like (The sequence of the model RefSeq protein was modified relative to this genomic sequence to represent the inferred CDS: inserted 1 base in 1 codon), producing the protein MSEQGGEKSKGISVPAGHLPSAPPPPPNYYYGTFQGVANYPPPPPSQPVIGFPQPMPPPGFFXPSPQHYHHGYQTVPGYAVVTGRPFREERLPCCGIGVGWFLFISGFFLGAIPWYIGAFLLICVRLDYREKAGLVACTLAAILASIAVTLGVTRASHSW; encoded by the exons ATGAGCGAACAAGGCGGGGAGAAAAGCAAAGGCATCTCGGTGCCTGCAGGCCACCTTCCATCTGCTCCACCTCCGCCGCcgaattattattatggcacttTTCAAGGTGTTGCAAATTATCCTCCTCCTCCGCCGTCGCAGCCGGTTATCGGATTTCCTCAACCCATGCCTCCTCCTGGCTTTT GTCCTTCTCCTCAACACTATCATCACGGATATCAGACAGTTCCCG GTTATGCTGTTGTTACAGGACGACCATTTAGAGAGGAGAGGCTTCCTTGTTGTGGTATTGGAGTTGGATGGTTCTT GTTTATAAGCGGTTTCTTTCTTGGTGCCATTCCATGGTATATTGGCGCTTTTCTGCTGATATGTGTTCGGTTGGATTACAGAGAAAAGGCTGGTCTGGTTGCGTGCACTTTAGCT GCAATCCTAGCTTCCATTGCTGTTACTCTTGGTGTGACAAGGGCATCTCATTCTTGGTGA